In Paracoccaceae bacterium Fryx2, a single genomic region encodes these proteins:
- a CDS encoding ABC transporter substrate-binding protein has translation MTAKTFRIALLTSTLLAGAAAAQDVTLTIESWRNDDLTIWQDKIIPAFESANPGIKVVFAPTAPAEYNAVLNSKLDAGSAGDIITCRPFDASLELFNKGKLADLTDLPGMANFSPVAKSGWSTDDGAKTFCVPMASVIHGYIYNKDAFTELGIEVPKTEAEFFAALDKIKADGTYIPLAMGTNDQWEAATMGYNNIGPNYWKGEEGRLALIAGTQKLTDPQWVAPFAQMAKWKDYLGDGFEAQTYPDSQNLFTLGRAAVYPAGSWEISGFRAQAGFEMGAFYPPVQAEGDECYISDHTDIGIGMNAATPNAEAAKTFLNWVGSTEFAALYANALPGFFPLSNEPVTLEDPLAQEFIGWRGTCQSSIRSTYQILSRGTPNLENETWNASAAVIKGTETPEAAAARLQSGLASWYDPQK, from the coding sequence ATGACCGCCAAGACCTTCCGCATCGCCCTTCTGACCAGCACGCTGCTGGCAGGCGCGGCAGCAGCCCAGGACGTGACGCTGACCATCGAATCCTGGCGCAACGACGACCTGACCATCTGGCAGGACAAGATCATCCCGGCCTTCGAGTCGGCCAACCCCGGCATCAAGGTGGTGTTCGCCCCGACCGCCCCGGCGGAATACAACGCCGTGCTGAACTCGAAACTCGATGCAGGATCGGCGGGCGACATCATCACCTGCCGCCCGTTCGACGCCTCGCTGGAACTGTTCAACAAGGGCAAGCTGGCCGATCTGACCGATCTGCCGGGCATGGCGAACTTCAGCCCGGTGGCGAAATCGGGCTGGTCCACCGACGACGGGGCCAAGACCTTCTGCGTGCCGATGGCGAGCGTGATCCACGGCTACATCTACAACAAGGATGCCTTCACCGAACTGGGCATCGAGGTGCCCAAGACCGAGGCCGAGTTCTTCGCCGCGCTCGACAAGATCAAGGCCGACGGCACCTACATCCCGCTGGCGATGGGCACCAACGACCAGTGGGAAGCCGCCACGATGGGCTACAACAACATCGGCCCGAACTACTGGAAGGGCGAGGAGGGCCGTCTGGCGCTGATCGCGGGCACCCAGAAGCTGACCGACCCGCAATGGGTGGCGCCCTTTGCCCAGATGGCAAAGTGGAAGGACTATCTCGGCGACGGTTTCGAGGCCCAGACCTACCCCGACAGCCAGAACCTGTTCACCCTCGGCCGCGCCGCCGTCTACCCGGCCGGATCTTGGGAGATCAGCGGTTTCCGCGCACAGGCCGGGTTCGAGATGGGCGCCTTCTATCCGCCGGTGCAGGCAGAGGGGGACGAGTGCTACATCTCGGATCACACCGACATCGGCATCGGCATGAACGCGGCCACCCCCAATGCCGAAGCCGCGAAGACCTTTCTGAACTGGGTCGGCTCGACCGAGTTCGCGGCACTCTACGCCAATGCGCTGCCCGGCTTCTTCCCGCTTTCCAACGAGCCGGTCACGCTGGAAGACCCGCTGGCACAGGAGTTCATCGGCTGGCGGGGCACCTGCCAGTCCTCGATCCGCTCGACCTACCAGATCCTGTCGCGCGGCACGCCGAACCTGGAAAACGAGACCTGGAACGCCTCTGCCGCCGTGATCAAGGGCACCGAAACGCCCGAGGCTGCGGCAGCGCGGCTGCAGTCGGGGCTGGCCTCGTGGTACGACCCGCAGAAGTAG
- a CDS encoding sugar ABC transporter permease: MIRRRPVRWHIAVFLAPAVAVYTAIMIIPLFATLNLSLYNVAGDNRVFVGLANFATLFGDARWSASFWNALGNNAWFFLVHMLVQNPIGVLLAALLSSPRLRMAAFYRTAIFIPTILSFVIVGFVWKLILSPIWGIAPGMLDFVGLKGLFAPWLGKEAYALTTLALVSVWQFVGIPMMLIYAALLSIPDEVLEAAEMDGITGASQFWKIRLPLILPSIGIISILTFVGNFNAFDLIYVAQGALAGPNYATDILGTFLYRTFFGFQLQLGDPHMGATIATAMFGIILVGVCIYLFGIQTRLRRYQF; the protein is encoded by the coding sequence ATGATCAGGCGCAGGCCGGTCCGCTGGCATATCGCGGTGTTTCTGGCGCCTGCGGTGGCGGTCTATACCGCGATCATGATCATCCCGCTGTTCGCCACGCTGAACCTTTCGCTTTACAACGTGGCGGGGGACAACCGGGTGTTCGTCGGGCTGGCGAACTTCGCCACGCTGTTCGGTGATGCGCGCTGGTCGGCGAGTTTCTGGAACGCGCTGGGCAACAATGCCTGGTTCTTTCTGGTGCACATGCTGGTGCAGAACCCGATCGGGGTCTTGCTGGCGGCGCTCTTGTCCAGCCCGCGCCTGCGGATGGCGGCGTTCTACCGGACGGCAATCTTCATTCCCACCATCCTGTCCTTCGTGATCGTGGGCTTCGTGTGGAAGCTGATCCTGTCGCCGATCTGGGGCATAGCGCCTGGAATGCTGGATTTCGTCGGGCTGAAGGGCCTGTTCGCACCGTGGCTGGGGAAAGAGGCATACGCGCTGACCACGCTGGCGCTGGTGTCGGTGTGGCAGTTCGTCGGCATTCCGATGATGCTGATCTATGCCGCCCTGCTGTCGATCCCCGACGAGGTGCTTGAGGCGGCCGAGATGGACGGCATCACCGGGGCGAGCCAGTTCTGGAAGATCAGGCTGCCGCTGATCCTGCCCAGCATCGGCATCATCTCGATTCTGACCTTTGTCGGCAATTTCAATGCGTTCGACCTGATCTACGTGGCGCAGGGTGCGCTGGCCGGGCCGAACTATGCCACCGACATTCTGGGGACATTCCTCTATCGCACCTTCTTCGGGTTCCAGCTGCAATTGGGTGACCCGCACATGGGGGCCACCATCGCCACCGCGATGTTCGGGATCATTCTGGTCGGCGTGTGCATCTACCTGTTCGGCATCCAGACGCGGCTGCGCCGCTATCAGTTCTGA
- a CDS encoding carbohydrate ABC transporter permease produces MAQARTPMFRSIAAHAVLITYTVIALFPVFVIVINSFKSRRAIFAEPLALPTRETFDLIGYTTVLKQGDFFQYFLNSMTVTLGSLFFVLLFGAMAAFALSEYRFRGNTLMGLYLALGIMIPIRLGTVAILQLMVASGLVNTLTALVLVYTAQGLPLAVFILSEFMRQVSDDLKNAGRIDGLSEYRIFFTLVLPLVRPAMATVGVFTMIPIWNDLWFPLILAPAEEVKTITLGSQVFIGQFVTNWNAVLAALSLAIVPVLVLYLVFSRQLIRGITAGAVK; encoded by the coding sequence ATGGCACAGGCACGCACCCCGATGTTCCGCTCCATCGCCGCCCATGCGGTGCTGATCACCTATACCGTGATTGCGCTGTTTCCGGTGTTCGTGATTGTGATCAACAGCTTCAAGTCGCGCCGGGCGATCTTTGCCGAGCCGCTGGCGCTGCCGACGCGCGAGACCTTCGACCTGATCGGCTACACCACGGTGCTGAAGCAGGGCGATTTCTTCCAATATTTCCTGAACTCGATGACCGTCACGCTGGGCAGCCTGTTCTTCGTGCTGCTGTTCGGGGCGATGGCGGCCTTTGCGCTCAGCGAATATCGCTTTCGCGGCAACACGCTGATGGGGCTATATCTCGCGCTGGGCATCATGATCCCGATCCGGCTGGGCACGGTGGCCATTCTGCAGCTGATGGTGGCAAGCGGGCTGGTGAACACGCTGACGGCGCTGGTGCTGGTTTATACCGCGCAGGGGTTGCCGCTGGCGGTGTTCATCCTGTCGGAGTTCATGCGGCAGGTGTCGGACGACCTGAAGAATGCGGGAAGGATCGACGGGCTGTCGGAGTATCGCATCTTCTTCACGCTGGTGCTGCCGCTGGTGCGCCCGGCGATGGCGACCGTGGGGGTTTTCACCATGATCCCGATCTGGAACGACCTGTGGTTTCCGTTGATCCTGGCCCCGGCCGAGGAGGTGAAGACCATCACGCTGGGGAGCCAGGTCTTCATCGGGCAGTTCGTCACCAACTGGAATGCGGTGCTGGCGGCGCTTTCGCTGGCCATCGTGCCGGTGCTGGTGCTGTATCTGGTCTTCTCGCGGCAACTGATCCGCGGCATCACGGCGGGGGCGGTGAAATGA
- a CDS encoding Gfo/Idh/MocA family oxidoreductase, translating to MIRMMVAGLGNMGRSHALAYHHDPAFQIVGLVNRSAVDLPPELRGYPLSADFAEALARLKPDLVCIATYSDSHADYACAAMQAGADVFVEKPLATTVADARRVQDMAAGLGRKVVVGYILRHHPSWIRLIAEARALGGPYVFRLNLNQQSSGPTWEVHKALMQTTSPIVDCGVHYVDVMCQITDAAAVEVRGMGLRLSAEIPPGMYNYGHFQVLFADGSLGWYEAGWGPMMSDTAFFVKDVVSPNGAVSIRMPESARSDDIDTHTKTAMLRVHKVAGGDTDISMADEPGHQALCDRQAAFVARAIAENVDLTRHMHDAVQSLAICLAADESVRSGQPVKL from the coding sequence ATGATCAGGATGATGGTGGCGGGCTTGGGCAACATGGGGCGCAGCCATGCGCTGGCCTATCACCATGATCCGGCGTTTCAGATTGTGGGGCTGGTGAACCGGTCGGCGGTGGACCTGCCGCCAGAGTTGCGCGGCTATCCGCTGAGCGCGGATTTCGCAGAGGCGCTGGCGCGGCTGAAACCCGATCTGGTCTGCATCGCCACCTATTCCGACAGCCATGCCGACTATGCCTGCGCCGCGATGCAGGCCGGGGCCGACGTGTTCGTGGAAAAGCCGCTGGCGACCACGGTTGCCGATGCGCGGCGGGTGCAGGACATGGCAGCGGGGCTGGGGCGCAAGGTGGTGGTGGGCTACATCCTGCGGCATCATCCAAGCTGGATCAGACTGATCGCCGAGGCGCGTGCCCTGGGCGGGCCTTATGTGTTCCGGCTGAACCTGAACCAGCAATCCTCCGGCCCGACATGGGAGGTGCACAAGGCGCTGATGCAGACCACGTCGCCCATCGTCGATTGCGGGGTGCATTATGTCGACGTGATGTGCCAGATCACCGATGCGGCGGCGGTCGAGGTGCGCGGCATGGGGCTGCGGCTGTCGGCCGAAATTCCGCCGGGCATGTATAACTACGGCCATTTTCAGGTGCTGTTCGCGGATGGGTCGCTTGGCTGGTACGAGGCGGGCTGGGGGCCGATGATGTCGGACACGGCGTTTTTCGTGAAGGATGTGGTCAGCCCGAACGGGGCGGTCTCGATCCGGATGCCGGAAAGCGCGCGGTCGGATGACATCGACACCCATACAAAAACCGCCATGCTGCGGGTTCACAAGGTGGCTGGCGGCGACACCGACATCTCGATGGCCGACGAGCCGGGGCATCAGGCGCTGTGCGACCGGCAGGCCGCCTTCGTCGCCCGCGCCATTGCCGAAAACGTGGACCTGACGCGCCACATGCACGATGCCGTGCAGTCGCTTGCCATCTGCCTTGCGGCGGATGAAAGCGTGCGCTCGGGTCAGCCCGTGAAACTGTAA
- a CDS encoding ATP-binding cassette domain-containing protein: MGALTLSHVTKSFGATEVIKGVDLTVAAGEFCVFVGPSGCGKSTLLRIIAGLEDATGGTVAIDGLRVNEVAPAKREIAMVFQSYALYPHLTVRDNMGLALKQAGRSRAEIRAATDHAAGMLSLEALLDRRPSELSGGQRQRVAIGRAIVRTPKLFLFDEPLSNLDAALRVATRIEIARLHRDLGATMIYVTHDQVEAMTLADRIVVLRAGRVEQVGAPMELYNNPANTFVAGFIGSPQMNFLKAGALGMRSDTLGIRPEHLALSRSGGQIAGVVSHVEKLGGETLVYVRSEAQGLLTVRLFGEHDHAVNEAVFLTPDASRAFHFAADGARIRA; the protein is encoded by the coding sequence ATGGGTGCGCTGACGCTGAGCCACGTCACCAAGTCCTTCGGCGCGACCGAGGTGATCAAGGGCGTCGACCTGACCGTGGCGGCGGGGGAGTTCTGCGTCTTCGTCGGCCCCTCGGGCTGCGGCAAGTCCACCCTGTTGCGCATTATCGCGGGGCTGGAGGATGCCACCGGCGGCACCGTCGCCATCGACGGGCTGCGGGTGAACGAGGTGGCCCCGGCAAAGCGCGAGATCGCTATGGTTTTCCAGAGCTACGCGCTTTACCCGCATCTGACGGTGCGCGACAACATGGGGCTGGCGCTGAAACAGGCGGGCCGGTCGCGTGCCGAGATCCGGGCCGCCACCGACCATGCGGCGGGGATGCTGTCGCTGGAGGCGCTGCTGGATCGCCGCCCGTCGGAGCTTTCGGGCGGGCAGCGGCAGCGGGTGGCCATCGGGCGGGCCATCGTGCGCACACCGAAGCTGTTCCTGTTCGACGAGCCGCTGTCGAACCTCGATGCCGCGCTGCGGGTTGCGACGCGGATAGAGATTGCGCGGCTGCATCGCGATCTGGGGGCGACGATGATCTATGTCACCCACGATCAGGTCGAGGCGATGACGCTGGCCGACCGGATCGTGGTGCTGCGCGCGGGCCGGGTGGAACAGGTCGGCGCCCCGATGGAGCTTTACAACAACCCGGCCAACACCTTCGTCGCGGGCTTCATCGGCTCGCCGCAGATGAACTTCCTGAAGGCGGGCGCGCTGGGGATGCGGTCCGACACGCTGGGCATCCGGCCCGAGCATCTGGCCCTGTCGCGCAGCGGGGGCCAGATTGCCGGCGTGGTCAGCCATGTCGAAAAGCTGGGCGGCGAAACGCTGGTCTATGTGCGCTCCGAGGCGCAGGGGCTGCTGACGGTGCGGCTGTTCGGCGAGCATGACCACGCGGTGAACGAGGCGGTGTTCCTGACCCCCGACGCCAGCCGCGCCTTCCACTTTGCCGCCGACGGTGCGCGGATCAGAGCCTAG
- a CDS encoding dipeptidase, which translates to MTLPVFDGHNDFLLRLLRNPENRDRIWLTGEGDGHLDLPRMQRAGFAGGFFAIYIPSPMADDAPDFEAMMDAPPYDLPLPALIGADAAQLVALAMAAHLLWMERAAKGAFKICRTAAEVRDCVAKGVISAIMHMEGAEAIDDRLDALHAFHAMGLRSLGPVWSRPTIFGHGVPFRFPGRPDTGPGLTDAGKRLVTECNALKIMLDLSHLNEAGFDDVAALSDAPLVATHSNAHAVTPSTRNLTDRQLAMIRESGGMVGLNFATVFLREDGRKSPVMGWEPVLRHMDHLIAQLGENHVGFGSDFDGATVPEGITDVLGLAALQDALRAHGYDDALMRKLCHENWLALLDRTLD; encoded by the coding sequence ATGACCCTGCCAGTTTTCGACGGACACAACGATTTCCTGCTGCGCCTGTTGCGCAACCCCGAAAATCGCGACCGGATCTGGCTGACCGGCGAGGGCGACGGCCATCTGGACCTGCCACGGATGCAGCGGGCCGGATTCGCCGGGGGCTTCTTTGCGATCTACATCCCCTCGCCGATGGCGGATGACGCGCCCGACTTCGAGGCGATGATGGACGCGCCCCCCTACGACCTGCCGCTGCCCGCCCTGATCGGGGCCGATGCGGCGCAGCTGGTGGCGCTGGCGATGGCCGCGCATCTCTTGTGGATGGAACGCGCCGCCAAGGGGGCCTTCAAGATCTGCCGCACTGCCGCCGAGGTGCGCGACTGTGTGGCAAAGGGCGTGATTTCCGCGATCATGCACATGGAGGGCGCCGAGGCGATCGACGACCGGCTGGACGCGCTGCACGCCTTTCACGCCATGGGCCTGCGTTCGCTCGGCCCGGTGTGGAGCCGCCCGACGATCTTCGGCCACGGCGTGCCGTTCCGCTTTCCGGGCCGCCCCGACACCGGGCCGGGCCTGACCGATGCGGGCAAGCGGCTGGTCACGGAATGCAACGCGCTGAAGATCATGCTCGACCTCAGCCACCTGAACGAGGCCGGGTTCGACGATGTGGCCGCGCTGTCGGATGCGCCGCTGGTCGCCACCCATTCCAACGCCCATGCCGTGACGCCCTCGACCCGCAACCTGACCGACCGCCAGTTGGCGATGATCCGCGAAAGCGGCGGCATGGTGGGCCTGAACTTCGCGACCGTGTTCCTGCGCGAGGATGGCCGCAAGTCGCCGGTGATGGGATGGGAGCCGGTGCTGCGCCACATGGATCACCTGATCGCCCAGCTTGGCGAAAACCATGTCGGCTTCGGGTCGGATTTCGATGGTGCCACCGTGCCCGAAGGCATCACCGACGTGCTGGGTCTGGCCGCCCTGCAGGACGCCCTGCGCGCCCATGGCTATGACGATGCCCTGATGCGCAAGCTCTGCCATGAAAACTGGCTGGCGCTGCTGGACCGCACGCTCGACTAG
- a CDS encoding ABC transporter ATP-binding protein has product MPLIEISDLHVRFGPVHAVRGVSFDVAEGESFGIVGESGSGKSTVLRAICGLAPTSDGTIRIDGQTLTAPRNAAFYRRAQMVFQDPYASLHPRHTVDRVLSESLAIHGFSDREARVERALDEVGLGRGFRFRYPHQLSGGQRQRVAIARALILEPRVILLDEPTSALDASIQAEVLNLLDRLRTERGLTYILVSHDLGVVAHMCERLLVMQHGQAVESLTRAALQSRQATQDYTRNLLTASEGFTRAALAERTP; this is encoded by the coding sequence ATGCCGCTGATCGAGATTTCCGACCTTCATGTGCGCTTCGGCCCGGTCCATGCCGTGCGCGGCGTGTCGTTCGACGTGGCCGAGGGCGAAAGCTTCGGCATCGTCGGCGAAAGCGGGTCGGGCAAGTCGACCGTGCTGCGGGCGATCTGCGGGCTTGCCCCCACCTCTGACGGCACGATCAGGATCGACGGCCAGACCCTGACCGCCCCGCGAAACGCCGCCTTCTACCGCCGGGCGCAGATGGTGTTCCAGGACCCCTACGCATCCTTGCACCCCCGCCACACGGTGGACCGCGTGCTGTCGGAATCGCTGGCGATCCACGGCTTTTCCGACCGCGAGGCGCGGGTGGAACGCGCGCTTGACGAGGTCGGGCTGGGGCGCGGCTTCCGCTTCCGCTATCCGCACCAGCTTTCGGGCGGTCAGCGGCAGCGGGTGGCGATTGCCCGCGCGCTGATCCTGGAACCCCGCGTGATCCTGCTCGACGAGCCGACATCCGCGCTGGATGCCTCGATCCAGGCCGAGGTGCTGAACCTGCTCGACCGGCTGCGGACGGAACGCGGGCTGACCTACATCCTTGTCAGCCATGATCTCGGCGTGGTGGCCCATATGTGCGAAAGGCTGCTGGTGATGCAGCACGGGCAGGCGGTGGAATCGCTGACCCGCGCCGCGCTACAGTCGCGGCAGGCGACGCAAGACTATACCCGCAACCTGCTGACCGCATCCGAGGGCTTCACCCGGGCGGCCCTTGCCGAAAGAACACCATGA
- a CDS encoding ABC transporter ATP-binding protein yields MTLLAVDDLRISFPSRDGPVEVVRGVSFNLGRERLGIVGESGSGKSQTGRALLGLTPTTGTATAKRLEFDGIDLRRASASQWRALRGTRMSMVMQDPKFSLNPVMTIGRQLIEAARRTASRAEARDRSIAMLEAVQIRDPARVMAAYPHELSGGMGQRAMIAMMLITEPDLLIADEPTSALDVTVQIEVLRILDDLVTQRGMGLIFISHDLRLVSSFCDRVLVMYAGRVVEELAAADLSQAQHPYTRGLMNCLPKIDGSARPLPTLQRDEAWLL; encoded by the coding sequence ATGACCCTGCTTGCCGTCGATGACCTGCGCATCAGCTTTCCATCGCGCGACGGCCCGGTGGAGGTGGTGCGCGGCGTCAGCTTCAACCTGGGCCGTGAACGTCTGGGCATCGTGGGCGAAAGTGGCTCGGGCAAAAGCCAGACCGGGCGCGCCCTGCTGGGCCTGACGCCCACAACCGGCACCGCCACGGCGAAACGGCTGGAGTTTGACGGCATCGACCTGCGCCGCGCCTCGGCTTCGCAATGGCGGGCGCTGCGCGGCACCCGGATGTCGATGGTGATGCAGGACCCCAAGTTCAGCCTAAACCCGGTGATGACCATCGGGCGGCAGCTGATCGAGGCCGCCCGCCGCACCGCCTCGCGCGCCGAGGCTCGCGACCGGTCGATCGCGATGCTGGAGGCGGTGCAGATCCGCGACCCCGCGCGCGTCATGGCCGCCTACCCGCACGAGCTTTCGGGCGGCATGGGCCAGCGCGCGATGATCGCGATGATGCTGATCACCGAGCCCGACCTGCTGATCGCTGACGAGCCGACCTCGGCGCTCGACGTTACCGTGCAGATCGAGGTTTTGCGGATTCTGGACGATCTGGTCACGCAACGGGGCATGGGGCTGATCTTCATCAGCCACGACCTGCGGCTGGTCAGCAGTTTCTGCGACCGGGTTCTGGTGATGTATGCCGGCCGCGTGGTCGAGGAACTGGCCGCCGCCGACCTGTCGCAGGCGCAGCACCCCTATACGCGGGGCCTGATGAACTGCCTGCCGAAAATCGACGGCTCCGCCCGCCCGCTGCCCACCCTGCAAAGAGACGAGGCCTGGTTGCTCTGA
- a CDS encoding ABC transporter permease has protein sequence MTGSRDWLLTEQPASRRQARLGQAYRTWVAFTANPLAMVGLGIVLVLIAMAVFAPLIAPYDPLVGGDLRTERLLPPSWEHLMGTDDQARDIFSRILYGARITLLVVALVAVIATPIGLLVGTTSGYFGGWVDTVLMRITDIFLAFPRLILALAFVAALGPGIENAIIAIAITSWPPYARLARAETLTIRNADHIDAIRLQGAGAARIIWGHVTPLCLSSVIVRVTLDMAGIILTAAGLGFLGLGAQPPQPEWGAMIAGGRRFILDYWWVATMPGLAIFIISLGFNFLGDGLRDVLDPKGQK, from the coding sequence ATGACCGGATCGCGCGACTGGCTTCTGACCGAACAACCCGCCTCACGGCGGCAGGCCCGGCTGGGGCAGGCCTACCGGACCTGGGTTGCCTTCACCGCCAACCCGCTGGCGATGGTGGGGCTTGGCATCGTGCTGGTGCTGATCGCGATGGCGGTCTTCGCCCCGCTGATCGCGCCCTACGACCCGCTGGTCGGCGGCGACCTGCGGACCGAGCGGCTGCTGCCACCATCGTGGGAGCATCTGATGGGCACCGACGACCAGGCGCGCGACATCTTCAGCCGCATCCTCTACGGCGCGCGCATCACGCTCCTGGTGGTGGCGCTGGTCGCGGTGATCGCCACGCCGATCGGTCTGCTGGTCGGCACCACGTCCGGCTATTTCGGCGGCTGGGTCGATACCGTGCTGATGCGGATCACCGACATCTTCCTCGCCTTCCCCCGGCTGATCCTCGCACTGGCCTTCGTCGCAGCCCTCGGCCCCGGCATCGAGAATGCCATCATCGCCATCGCCATCACCTCCTGGCCGCCCTACGCGCGCCTCGCCCGCGCCGAGACCCTGACGATCCGCAACGCCGACCACATCGACGCGATCCGCCTGCAAGGCGCCGGCGCCGCGCGGATCATCTGGGGCCATGTGACGCCGCTGTGCCTGTCGTCGGTGATCGTGCGGGTCACGCTCGACATGGCCGGGATCATCCTGACCGCCGCCGGGCTCGGCTTTCTCGGCCTTGGCGCGCAGCCGCCCCAGCCCGAATGGGGTGCGATGATCGCGGGCGGGCGGCGCTTCATCCTGGATTACTGGTGGGTCGCCACCATGCCCGGCCTTGCGATCTTCATCATTTCGCTGGGCTTCAACTTCCTCGGCGACGGGTTGCGCGACGTGCTTGACCCCAAGGGCCAGAAATGA
- a CDS encoding ABC transporter permease, whose product MADTTSGEGRKSALPAFLWKVVKLLATVALTFLGLLLVTFLIGRVVPVDPVLSVVGDRASQSVYDRVYIELGLDRPLYEQFWMYLKTIASGDLGESFLTKKPIAEDIARAFPATLELATVAILIGTTLGIPLGVLAAVRQGTLTDQIVRVVGLIGYSAPIFWLGLLGLLVFYARLQWVSGPGRIDIAYEYSISPGTGLLLIDTAWQGQWAAFRNVFSHIILPASLLGYFSMAYISRMTRSFMLTELAQEYIITARVKGVPEWRIIWVHAMRNAAVPLVTVIALSYAGLLEGSVLTETVFAWPGLGQYLTNSLQSADMNAVLGGTLVIGAIFVGLNLLSDLLYTLLDPRVRRK is encoded by the coding sequence ATGGCCGACACCACATCAGGGGAGGGGCGCAAAAGCGCCCTTCCCGCCTTTCTGTGGAAGGTGGTCAAACTGCTGGCCACCGTGGCGCTGACCTTTCTGGGCCTGCTGCTGGTCACCTTCCTGATCGGACGGGTGGTGCCAGTGGACCCGGTGCTTTCGGTGGTGGGCGACCGCGCATCACAATCGGTCTATGACCGGGTCTACATCGAACTGGGGCTGGACCGGCCGCTTTACGAACAGTTCTGGATGTATCTGAAGACCATCGCCTCGGGCGACCTTGGCGAAAGCTTCCTGACCAAGAAGCCGATCGCAGAGGACATCGCGCGCGCCTTTCCGGCCACGCTGGAACTTGCGACCGTCGCCATCCTGATCGGCACGACGCTGGGCATCCCGCTGGGGGTGCTGGCCGCCGTGCGGCAGGGAACGCTGACCGACCAGATCGTGCGGGTGGTCGGGCTGATCGGATATTCGGCGCCGATCTTCTGGCTTGGCCTCCTGGGGCTCCTGGTGTTCTACGCCCGGCTGCAATGGGTGTCGGGGCCGGGGCGGATCGACATTGCCTATGAATACTCGATCTCACCGGGCACCGGGCTGTTGCTGATCGACACCGCGTGGCAGGGCCAGTGGGCGGCCTTCCGCAACGTCTTTTCGCACATCATCCTGCCCGCGTCGCTGCTGGGCTATTTCTCGATGGCCTACATCAGCCGGATGACCCGCAGCTTCATGCTGACCGAACTGGCGCAGGAATACATCATCACCGCACGGGTCAAGGGCGTGCCGGAATGGCGGATCATCTGGGTCCATGCCATGCGCAACGCCGCCGTTCCGCTGGTGACGGTTATCGCGCTGTCCTACGCCGGTCTGCTGGAGGGCTCGGTCCTGACCGAGACGGTGTTTGCCTGGCCGGGGCTGGGGCAATACCTGACCAACTCGCTGCAGAGCGCCGACATGAACGCGGTGCTGGGCGGCACGCTGGTGATCGGCGCGATCTTTGTCGGGCTGAACCTGCTGTCCGACCTGCTTTACACGCTGCTTGACCCGAGGGTGCGCCGCAAATGA